A genomic segment from Drosophila miranda strain MSH22 chromosome 3, D.miranda_PacBio2.1, whole genome shotgun sequence encodes:
- the LOC108158049 gene encoding odorant receptor 56a-like, with protein MVSTWVSTVAMLARVFQGFENPNDGVLCWATTIMYISLSVSVLNAFVQRKRVIGMIRAIHEDIQKLMKEADDQELVLMLSTQKYIRMTTWMLWYPALLTGIIAFMDSLYRTVLITLSVFNITERRDEQQYIFLLKVYPFGEVYNNFVFGLLGTWYALGLGINAIPLWNSFIVCLIKYVHLKLLILKKRVTEMEITRFNPLLDLDRLTPAQRNRWRMRLIKEFVKEHLKIRRFVKELEQLICLPVLIDFIFFAVSICFELYALIVGHADLCFALYSTPWYEYDPTMKRTILFMMMHAQSPLQIRALMFPVDLKTFLDIVLGAYNYFNILRGLY; from the exons ATGGTCTCCACCTGGGTGAGCACTGTTGCTATGCTGGCACGCGTCTTTCAAGGCTTCGAGAACCCCAACGATGGAGTGTTGTGCTGGGCCACGACCATCATGTACATTTCTCTGTCAGTTTCTGTACTGAATGCTTTTGTGCAGAGGAAGC GAGTCATAGGCATGATTCGTGCGATCCATGAGGATATACAAAAGCTAATGAAGGAGGCAGATGATCAGGAATTGGTGCTTATGTTGTCAACTCAGAAATATATTCGGATGACCACTTGGATGTTATGGTATCCTGCGCTATTGACTGGGATCATCGCGTTCATGGACTCCTTATACCGAACGGTTTTAATCACTCTATCCGTATTCAACATAACCGAACGCCGGGATGAACAACAGTACATCTTCCTATTAAAGGTCTATCCTTTCGGAGAAGTGTATAACAACTTTGTGTTCGGCTTACTTGGCACCTGGTACGCTCTTGGGCTGGGAATAAACGCTATTCCCCTGTGGAATTCTTTCATCGTGTGCCTCATTAAGTACGTGCACCTGAAGCTGCTTATACTCAAAAAGCGGGTGACGGAGATGGAA ATCACGCGCTTCAATCCGCTCTTAGACCTGGATCGCCTGACACCCGCTCAGCGGAACCGCTGGCGAATGCGGCTCATAAAAGAGTTCGTGAAAGAGCACCTGAAGATCCGGAGATTTGTCAAGGAGTTGGAGCAACTAATCTGTTTGCCTGTCTTGATAGACTTCATTTTCTTCGCCGTTTCGATCTGTTTTGAGCTATATGCCCTTATTGTAGGC CATGCTGATTTGTGCTTCGCCTTATATTCAACACCCTGGTATGAATACGACCCTACAATGAAACGAACGATTCTCTTTATGATGATGCATGCCCAGAGTCCGTTGCAGATTCGTGCCCTGATGTTCCCAGTGGATCTGAAAACCTTTTTAGAC ATTGTACTTGGGGCCTACAATTACTTCAACATACTGCGTGGGTTGTATTAG
- the LOC108160984 gene encoding general odorant-binding protein 56a has protein sequence MNSYFVIALSAVFVALALASPLDLNDEQKALAKQHGEQCSQELNLTEEEKAKVKAKDFKNPTENIKCFANCFFEKVGTLKDGKIQEDVVLEKLGSFIGEEKTKAALDKCRTIEGDDKCDKAVKLHACFEEFKPQAKA, from the exons ATGAACTCCTACTTTGTGATCGCTTTGAGTGCTGTGTTCGTGGCTTTGGCCCTGGCCTCG CCCCTCGACCTGAATGATGAACAGAAGGCTCTGGCCAAGCAGCATGGCGAGCAGTGCTCCCAGGAACTGAATCTGACCGAGGAGGAGAAAGCCAAGGTGAAGGCCAAGGACTTCAAGAATCCCACAGAGAACATCAAGTGTTTCGCCAACTGCTTCTTCGAAAAGGTCGGCACCCTGAAGGACGGCAAAATCCAGGAAGACGTTGTCCTCGAGAAGCTGGGCTCCTTCATCGGTGAGGAGAAGACCAAGGCGGCCCTGGACAAGTGCCGCACCATCGAAGGTGACGACAAATGTGATAAGGCTGTCAAGCTCCACGCGTGCTTCGAGGAGTTCAAGCCCCAAGCTAAGGCTTAA
- the LOC108160983 gene encoding general odorant-binding protein 56a, translating into MNANCLVIALILGLALYEPVASQSAADLAAFKQNQESCIKELKIGAAEAALLTTDKEVANPSEAIKCYHSCLYKKLGMLTADSKPINDMIMKFAQLRFSSLASDKLKALLTSCGASKAATTCDFVYNFERCVMTGAKA; encoded by the exons ATGAACGCGAATTGTTTGGTGATAGCACTGATCCTTGGACTTGCTCTTTACGAGCCGGTGGCA TCCCAGAGCGCCGCCGATCTGGCCGCCTTCAAGCAGAATCAGGAGTCCTGCATCAAGGAGCTGAAAATAGGAGCTGCCGAGGCTGCGCTGCTTACCACGGACAAAGAGGTGGCCAATCCCTCGGAGGCCATCAAGTGCTACCACAGCTGCCTCTACAAAAAGTTGGGCATGCTCACCGCCGACTCCAAGCCCATCAACGACATGATCATGAAGTTCGCGCAGCTCCGCTTCAGCAGCCTGGCTAGCGACAAGCTCAAGGCTCTGCTGACCAGCTGTGGCGCCTCCAAGGCGGCCACCACCTGCGATTTCGTATACAACTTTGAGAGGTGTGTGATGACGGGAGCCAAGGCCTAA
- the LOC108158177 gene encoding general odorant-binding protein 56d → MKLLIVLSALVALAVADLQLSDEQKATAHANGALCVQQEGITKEQALALRAGNFEDIDPKVKCFANCFLEKAGFLADGQIKPDVVLAKLGPLAGEDTVKAVQAKCDSLKGSDNCDTAFQLYQCYHKHHSQI, encoded by the exons ATGAAGCTCCTGATTGTCCTCTCCGCCCTGGTGGCTCTCGCCGTCGCT GACCTGCAGCTCTCGGATGAGCAAAAGGCCACGGCCCACGCCAACGGGGCGCTGTGCGTCCAGCAGGAGGGCATCACCAAGGAACAGGCCCTGGCCCTGCGGGCCGGCAACTTCGAGGACATCGATCCCAAGGTCAAGTGTTTCGCAAACTGCTTCCTGGAGAAGGCTGGTTTTCTGGCCGATGGCCAGATCAAGCCCGATGTGGTTCTGGCCAAGCTGGGTCCCCTGGCCGGCGAGGACACTGTCAAGGCTGTCCAGGCCAAGTGCGACTCCCTGAAGGGGTCCGACAACTGTGACACAGCCTTCCAGCTGTACCAGTGCTACCACAAGCACCACAGCCAGATCTAA
- the LOC108158050 gene encoding odorant receptor 56a: MFRVKELLLPRGIFENPMLRLHLRCFRLYGYVASKYQRRPWLSQSRCILFTASIWVSCVLMLARVFQGYERLNDGATTCATALQYLTVSIATINAIVQRERVVSMLHEVHEDMQKLMNEADDQELDLVLSTQKYTRTITLILWVSSIGAGLMALSDCIYRTIFMPQTVFNMPAVRRGEERPLLLFRLFPFGELYDNFVVGFLGPWYALGLGVTTIPLWHTFIMCLMKYVHLKLMILNKRVPEMDIMRHNPFLDLDRLTPAHLNRWRMRLFTKFVTDHLKIRKFVKELELLICVPVMIDFIIFSILICFLFYALGVGSPTKMDYFFMCIYIFVMASILLIYHWHATLISECHDELSFAYYSTPWYEFERSAQRMILFMMIHSQRPLKIRALMIPVNLGTFLEIVQAAYSYSNLLRQIY, encoded by the exons ATGTTCAGAGTTAAGGAGCTGCTTCTGCCGCGCGGGATCTTCGAAAACCCCATGCTTCGCCTTCATCTGCGGTGCTTTCGGTTGTACGGCTACGTGGCCTCCAAGTACCAGCGGAGGCCCTGGCTGTCACAGTCGCGCTGCATCCTTTTCACGGCCTCTATCTGGGTGAGCTGCGTCCTGATGCTGGCACGCGTCTTTCAAGGCTACGAAAGGCTAAACGATGGAGCCACCACCTGCGCCACAGCCTTACAGTACCTTACCGTGTCTATTGCCACCATAAACGCCATCGTGCAGAGGGAGC GAGTGGTTTCTATGTTGCACGAGGTCCATGAGGATATGCAGAAGCTTATGAATGAGGCGGATGATCAGGAGCTGGATCTTGTGTTGTCTACTCAGAAATACACTAGGACGATCACTTTAATTCTGTGGGTTTCTTCGATAGGAGCTGGGCTAATGGCCCTGTCGGACTGCATCTATCGGACAATCTTCATGCCGCAAACCGTGTTTAACATGCCCGCCGTGCGTCGCGGAGAGGAACGACCCCTGTTGCTTTTTAGGCTTTTTCCCTTTGGCGAGCTTTACGACAACTTTGTGGTCGGCTTTCTGGGCCCCTGGTACGCTCTCGGGTTGGGGGTCACAACTATTCCACTGTGGCACACCTTCATCATGTGCCTCATGAAGTACGTGCACCTGAAGCTGATGATACTGAACAAGCGGGTGCCTGAGATGGAT ATCATGCGCCACAATCCGTTCCTAGACCTGGATCGCCTGACACCCGCTCATCTGAACCGCTGGCGAATGCGGCTTTTTACAAAGTTCGTTACGGATCATCTGAAGATCCGAAAGTTTGTTAAGGAGCTAGAGCTGCTTATCTGCGTGCCTGTTATGATAGACTTCATCATCTTCTCCATTCTTATATGCTTTCTCTTTTACGCCTTGGGTGTTGGC TCCCCCACCAAAATGGATTACTTTTTTATGTGCATCTATATATTTGTCATGGCTTCCATTCTGTTGATCTATCATTGGCATGCTACCCTGATTTCTGAATGT CATGATGAATTGTCTTTTGCCTATTATTCAACACCCTGGTATGAGTTTGAGCGTTCTGCCCAGCGAATGATTCTATTTATGATGATTCATTCCCAGAGGCCTTTGAAAATTCGTGCCCTGATGATACCAGTGAATCTGGGGACCTTTTTAGAA ATTGTACAAGCCGCCTACAGTTACTCCAATCTCTTAAGGCAGATATATTAG
- the LOC108158372 gene encoding uncharacterized protein LOC108158372, producing the protein MFFRNQFLFLLCLGLNDLLPLAWSRSLTVSLNMSLTRSVDEDEKNPTKGTLTEDMLQSCIRRTEISMSQLKLFHMSLLNNDYNNENEVVPPIPPGENSLPDSEYGISSQMPYLDLKGNEPLHCFVSCLYESLDVYRYNILLEHAFRQQVQTMLQKEKPAVKECSDLQGRTRCEAAYKLHLCYNHLKTLEAEQRIRDIIERSEMGEGDLGLDGEKDPAGEVIDGIQHSNEAESKEE; encoded by the exons ATGTTTTTTCGGAACCAATTTCTGTTTTTGCTGTGCCTGGGGCTCAACGATCTGCTGCCACTGGCATGG AGCCGATCGCTGACTGTCTCGCTAAACATGTCCCTGACCCGTTCCGTGGACGAGGACGAGAAGAATCCAACGAAAGGAACGCTTACCGAGGACATGCTGCAGTCGTGCATCCGCAGGACAGAGATCTCCATGTCGCAGCTGAAGCTCTTCCACATGAGCCTCCTGAACAACGATTACAACAACGAGAATGAGGTGGTGCCCCCCATACCCCCAGGCGAGAACAGTCTGCCAGACTCGGAGTACGGCATCAGTTCGCAGATGCCATACCTTGACCTCAAGGGCAACGAGCCGCTACATTGCTTCGTGAGCTGCCTGTACGAGAGTCTGGACGTCTACCGATACAATATCCTGCTGGAGCATGCCTTCCGTCAACAGGTACAGACCATGCTGCAGAAGGAGAAGCCAGCGGTCAAGGAATGCAGCGACCTCCAGGGCCGCACCCGCTGCGAGGCGGCCTACAAGCTTCACCTCTGCTACAATCACCTCAAGACCCTGGAGGCGGAGCAGCGAATCAGGGATATTATCGAGCGGAGCGAAATGGGGGAGGGTGATCTCGGCCTAGACGGCGAGAAGGACCCCGCCGGCGAAGTCATCGATGGCATTCAGCACTCCAATGAAGCCGAATCTAAGGAGGAATAA